Proteins encoded by one window of Chondromyces crocatus:
- the gyrA gene encoding DNA gyrase subunit A, producing MEDTSNIQQKVPVSIQDELRTSYLDYAMSVIIGRAIPDVRDGLKPVHRRVLFSMHEQHIGPGGAHKKCARVVGDVLGKYHPHGDMSVYDALARMAQPFSLRYPLIDGQGNFGSVDGDSPAAMRYTESRLARVAVELLADIDKETVDFSPNYDDSELEPVVLPAKFPQLLVNGSGGIAVGMATNIPPHNLGEIIDATIEIIRNPEVTLPELMQHVHGPDFPTGGLIYGKSGILQAYTTGRGSITMRARSSVEKTHKGDREALIISEIPYQVNKARLVAKIAECMKEKRVEGISEVRDESDREGMRIVIELKKDVFPQVVLNQLYRLTDLQTTFGVNNLSIVQGRPAVLSLKETLEHFIEHRREVVTRRTRFELRQAESQRELVEGLGMATTDIDRVVATIRASADTDEARTRLCALPLRGLGEFLRRAGRPDEECEKADAAGDYFLSERQAKAILEMRLSRLTGLEREKLAKEYGELAKTIERLRAILADQELLMNVIVTELEEIKTRFSDERRTEIVAAEAEINVEDLIQEEDMVVTVSHAGYVKRTSASIYRAQRRGGKGTLGMEAREEDWVSQVFVASTHSHVFFFSDTGKVFVKKVYEIPQAARNAKGRAIVNFVGMEPGEKVAAVMSVPRLEEGRFVVTVTRRGQIKKTALLEYENYRDKGIIGVRIEESDQLLVAALTDGTQELVIATRTGMSIRFSEEQVRATGRATMGVKAIELEEGDEVVGMGTSGDGRDRVLAVCERGYGKQTPIEEFRKQSRGGKGVILIDASERNGPVVGVAMVCTTDEVLLVTDKGQMIRTKVSEIRETSRNAQGVRLMNVDDGERVVAIEAFAADSDSSESTEHAEGATPPEASAGANGHSADPTPEA from the coding sequence ATGGAAGACACTTCCAATATCCAGCAGAAGGTCCCGGTCAGCATCCAGGACGAACTCCGGACCAGCTACCTCGATTACGCGATGAGCGTGATCATCGGTCGTGCCATCCCAGATGTGCGTGACGGCCTGAAGCCGGTGCACCGCCGCGTCCTGTTCTCGATGCACGAGCAACACATCGGCCCTGGCGGCGCGCACAAGAAGTGCGCGCGCGTGGTCGGGGACGTGCTCGGCAAGTACCACCCGCACGGTGACATGTCCGTGTACGACGCGCTGGCCCGCATGGCCCAGCCGTTCAGCCTGCGGTATCCGCTCATCGACGGGCAGGGCAACTTCGGTTCGGTCGACGGCGACTCGCCGGCGGCCATGCGTTATACCGAGTCGCGGCTGGCGCGCGTCGCAGTCGAGCTGCTCGCCGACATCGACAAGGAGACCGTCGATTTCTCGCCGAACTACGACGACTCCGAGCTCGAGCCGGTGGTCCTGCCGGCGAAATTCCCCCAGCTCCTCGTGAATGGCTCCGGCGGCATCGCCGTCGGCATGGCGACCAACATCCCGCCCCACAACCTGGGCGAGATCATCGACGCCACCATCGAGATCATCCGCAATCCCGAGGTCACCCTGCCCGAGCTGATGCAGCACGTCCACGGGCCCGACTTCCCCACCGGGGGGCTGATCTACGGCAAGAGCGGGATCCTGCAGGCCTACACCACGGGGCGTGGTTCGATCACCATGCGCGCCCGGAGCTCGGTCGAGAAGACGCACAAGGGCGACCGCGAGGCGCTGATCATCTCCGAGATCCCCTACCAGGTGAACAAGGCCCGGCTGGTCGCGAAGATCGCCGAGTGCATGAAGGAGAAGCGCGTCGAGGGCATCAGCGAGGTACGCGACGAGAGCGACCGCGAGGGGATGCGCATCGTCATCGAGCTGAAGAAGGACGTGTTCCCGCAGGTGGTGCTGAACCAGCTCTACCGGCTCACCGACCTGCAGACGACGTTCGGGGTGAACAACCTGTCCATCGTGCAGGGTCGCCCGGCCGTGCTGTCGCTGAAGGAGACGCTGGAGCATTTCATCGAGCACCGCCGCGAGGTGGTGACGCGGAGGACCCGCTTCGAGCTGCGCCAGGCCGAGTCGCAGCGCGAGCTGGTGGAAGGCCTGGGCATGGCCACCACCGACATCGACCGGGTGGTGGCGACCATCCGCGCGTCCGCCGACACCGACGAGGCCCGCACCCGCCTGTGCGCACTGCCCCTGCGCGGGCTCGGCGAGTTCCTCCGCCGCGCCGGCCGCCCTGATGAGGAGTGCGAGAAGGCCGACGCGGCCGGCGACTACTTCCTCTCGGAGCGGCAAGCCAAGGCCATCCTGGAGATGCGCCTCTCCCGCTTGACGGGTCTGGAACGCGAGAAGCTCGCCAAGGAGTACGGCGAACTGGCGAAGACGATCGAGCGCCTCAGGGCGATCCTGGCCGACCAGGAGCTCTTGATGAACGTCATCGTGACGGAGCTCGAGGAGATCAAGACGCGCTTCTCCGACGAGCGCCGCACCGAGATCGTGGCCGCCGAGGCCGAGATCAACGTGGAGGATCTGATCCAGGAAGAGGACATGGTGGTCACGGTCTCCCACGCGGGGTACGTGAAGCGCACCTCGGCCTCGATTTACCGGGCGCAGCGGCGTGGCGGGAAGGGCACGCTGGGGATGGAGGCGCGCGAGGAGGACTGGGTGAGCCAGGTCTTCGTCGCGTCGACCCACTCCCACGTGTTCTTCTTCAGCGACACCGGGAAGGTCTTCGTCAAGAAGGTCTACGAGATCCCCCAGGCCGCGCGGAACGCCAAGGGGCGCGCCATCGTGAACTTCGTGGGGATGGAGCCCGGCGAGAAGGTGGCGGCCGTGATGTCCGTGCCGCGTCTGGAAGAGGGTCGCTTCGTCGTCACGGTGACGCGCCGTGGGCAGATCAAGAAGACGGCGCTGCTCGAGTACGAGAACTACCGCGACAAGGGCATCATCGGGGTGCGCATCGAGGAGAGCGATCAGCTCCTCGTGGCGGCGCTGACCGATGGGACGCAAGAGCTGGTGATCGCCACCCGCACCGGGATGAGCATCCGCTTCTCGGAGGAGCAGGTCCGCGCGACCGGCCGCGCCACGATGGGCGTGAAGGCGATCGAGCTCGAAGAGGGCGACGAGGTGGTCGGGATGGGCACGAGCGGCGACGGCCGCGATCGCGTGCTGGCCGTGTGCGAGCGCGGCTACGGCAAGCAGACGCCCATCGAGGAGTTCCGGAAGCAGAGCCGCGGCGGCAAGGGCGTGATCCTGATCGACGCCAGCGAGCGCAACGGCCCCGTCGTCGGTGTGGCGATGGTGTGCACCACCGACGAGGTGCTGCTCGTCACCGACAAGGGGCAGATGATCCGCACCAAGGTCAGCGAGATCCGCGAGACCAGCCGCAACGCGCAGGGCGTGCGCCTGATGAACGTGGACGACGGCGAGCGCGTGGTCGCCATCGAGGCGTTCGCCGCCGACTCGGACTCCTCGGAGTCCACCGAGCACGCAGAGGGCGCCACGCCGCCCGAGGCCTCTGCCGGTGCCAACGGCCACAGCGCCGATCCCACGCCGGAAGCCTGA
- a CDS encoding saccharopine dehydrogenase family protein, with amino-acid sequence MNRDRTHDIVLFGATGFTGRLVAEYLARRAGASPFPWAVAGRSAQKLERLQTELGLPASVGVIEADVADPASLAAMARQARVIITTVGPYASHGEPLVAACVAEGTDYVDITGEPDFVDLCLERYDAPAREKGLRIVNCCGFDSIPHDLGALFTVEKLPAGEPIHLEGFVRAQGTFSGGTLHSAIGAMGSMRHRPKRPPSTPSYEPAPRKARGIKARIHYDRDQRAWVCPLPTIDPQIVLRSARALDAYGPDFRYGHYAQVRSTFKLAAGLAGLGALLALSQIPPARALLGKIRNPGEGPTAEERARAWFQVTFRGKAATRQIVTRVSGGDPGYTETAKMLSESALCLAHDRDRLPPHTGVITPAIAMGNLLIDRLQQAGIRFELLEG; translated from the coding sequence ATGAACCGCGACCGCACCCATGACATCGTCCTCTTCGGGGCCACCGGTTTCACCGGCCGCCTCGTGGCCGAGTACCTGGCGCGCCGTGCCGGCGCCTCGCCCTTCCCGTGGGCCGTCGCGGGTCGAAGCGCACAGAAACTCGAGCGCCTCCAGACCGAGCTCGGCCTTCCCGCCAGCGTCGGCGTCATCGAGGCCGACGTCGCGGATCCTGCCTCCCTCGCAGCGATGGCGCGACAGGCCCGGGTGATCATCACCACCGTCGGCCCCTACGCCAGCCATGGCGAACCCCTCGTCGCCGCCTGCGTCGCCGAGGGCACCGACTACGTCGACATCACGGGTGAGCCCGACTTCGTCGACCTCTGCCTCGAGCGTTACGACGCCCCCGCCCGTGAAAAGGGCCTGCGCATCGTCAACTGCTGCGGCTTCGACAGCATCCCCCACGATCTCGGCGCCCTCTTCACCGTCGAGAAGCTGCCCGCTGGCGAACCCATTCACCTCGAAGGCTTCGTCCGCGCCCAGGGGACCTTCTCCGGCGGCACCTTGCACTCCGCCATCGGCGCCATGGGCTCGATGCGCCATCGACCCAAGCGCCCCCCCTCCACCCCTTCCTACGAGCCCGCCCCCCGCAAGGCCCGCGGCATCAAAGCGCGCATCCACTACGACCGCGACCAGCGCGCCTGGGTCTGCCCCCTGCCCACCATCGACCCCCAGATCGTCCTGCGCAGCGCCCGCGCCCTCGACGCCTACGGCCCCGACTTCCGCTACGGCCACTACGCCCAGGTCCGCTCGACCTTCAAGCTCGCGGCCGGACTCGCCGGCCTCGGCGCCCTCCTCGCCCTCTCCCAGATCCCCCCCGCCCGCGCCCTCCTCGGCAAGATCCGCAACCCCGGCGAAGGCCCGACCGCCGAAGAACGCGCCCGCGCCTGGTTCCAGGTCACCTTCCGCGGCAAAGCCGCCACCCGTCAGATCGTCACCCGCGTGAGCGGAGGCGACCCCGGCTACACCGAAACCGCCAAGATGCTCTCCGAGTCAGCCCTCTGCCTCGCCCACGACCGCGACCGCCTTCCGCCCCACACCGGCGTCATCACCCCCGCCATCGCCATGGGCAACCTCCTCATCGACCGCCTCCAGCAAGCCGGCATCCGCTTCGAACTCCTCGAAGGCTGA
- a CDS encoding response regulator — protein sequence MPSRRRTKVLIVDDSSIIREVVRCVLEEEDYEVIGLESPIGFTRALVLEKPDLVLMDVSMPALTGDKLVEITARSGLHHCPIVLFSDRPDLELARLAEECGASGYIRKTQETSLLGLKLRRFLPSRTATPIPA from the coding sequence ATGCCGTCCCGCCGAAGAACCAAGGTGCTCATCGTCGACGACAGCTCGATCATCCGAGAGGTGGTGCGGTGTGTCCTCGAAGAAGAGGACTACGAGGTGATCGGGCTCGAGAGCCCCATCGGCTTCACGCGCGCGCTCGTCCTGGAGAAGCCGGATCTGGTGCTGATGGACGTGAGCATGCCTGCGCTCACGGGCGACAAGCTCGTCGAGATCACGGCCCGCAGCGGCCTGCATCACTGTCCCATCGTGCTGTTCTCTGACCGGCCGGATCTCGAGCTGGCGCGTCTCGCCGAGGAATGCGGTGCATCGGGGTACATCCGCAAGACGCAGGAGACGTCGCTGCTCGGCCTCAAGCTCCGACGCTTCTTGCCGAGCCGGACAGCGACGCCGATCCCGGCGTGA